The genome window CTGCTCGGCTGCATCCTCGACGCCACCGGCATGGGCAAGGCCATCGTCGATTTCATGGCCTCGCTGCTCGGCCATGTGAAGGCGGGCATGTCCTATGTGCTGCTCGGCTCGCTGTTCCTCGTCTCCGGCATTTCCGGCTCCAAGGTGTCCGACATGGCGACGGTCGCGCCGGCGCTGTTTCCCGAGATGAAGCGGCGCGGCCACAAGCCGAAGGAGATGATCGCGCTGCTCGCCACCGGCGCGGCCATGGCCGACACCGTGCCGCCCTCCATCGTGCTGATCGTGCTCGGCTCGGTGGCGGGCGTTTCCATCGCCGCTTTGTTCACCTCCGGCGTCGTCATCGCCTTCGTGTTGCTCTTGTCGCTGGCGGTGCTCGCCCGCTGGAAGGCGCGCGGCGAGAGCATGGAAGGGGTGGCGCGGGCGCCGTTCAAGGTGGTGCGCGCGACGCTGCTGATCGCCGCGCCGGCGCTGCTCCTGCCCTTCATCATCCGCGGCGCGGTCGGTGGCGGCATCGCCACGGCGACGGAGGTGTCGACCATCGCCGTGCTCTACGCCTTCGTCATCGGCATCGTCCTCTATGGCGGCATCAGGCCGCCGAAGATCTACGCCATGCTGGTCGAGACGGCGGCGCTGTCGGGCGCGATCCTGCTCATCCTCGGCACGGCCTCGGCCATGGCCTGGGCGCTGACGCAGACCGGCTTCGCCCACCAGCTCGCCGGCTACATGCGCGAGCTGCCGGGCGGCTGGTTCACCTATATGCTCGTCACCATCGCCGTCTTCGTCGTGCTCGGCTGCGTGCTCGAGGGCCTGCCGGCCATCGTGCTGATGGCGCCGCTGATGTTCCCCATCGCCAAGCAGATGGGCATCCACGACGTCCACTACGCCATGGTCGTGGTCACGGCGATGAATATCGGCCTGATGGCCCCGCCCATCGGCATCGGCTTCTACATCGCCTGCAAGATCGGCAACGTCTCGCCCGACGAGGCCATGGGCGCGATCTGGCCCTATCTCGGGGCGCTCATCGTCGGGCTCCTGCTCATCGCCGCCGTGCCGGCGCTGTCCATCGCCTATCTCTAGAAACACCATCAAGCAGCCAAGGAGGAAACTGCCATGAGAATGAACCGCAGAACGCTGATGCTGGGCGCCGCCGCCCTGCCGCTGGTCAGCACCATCCGCCATGCCGGGGCGCAAGCGGCCGAGTTCAACTACAAATACGCCAACAACCTGCCGCTCACCCACCCGATGAACGTGCGCGCGCAGGAGGCGGTCGACAATATCCGCGAGGAGACCGGCGGGCGCGTCGCCATCCAGATCTTCCCGTCGAACCAGCTAGGCGCCGACACCGACATGCTGAGCCAGGTGCGCTCGGGTGGCGTCGAGTTCTTCACCCTGTCGCCGCTCATCCTGTCGACCCTCGTCGCCAACGCCTCGATCAGCGGCATCGGCTTCGCCTTCCCGGGCTACGACCAGGTGTGGCCGGCGATGGACGGCGAGCTCGGCGCCTATGTGCGCGGCGAGATCGAGAAGTCCAACCTCGTCGTCATGGAGAATATCTGGGACAACGGCTTCCGCCAGATCACCTCGTCGGTCGGGCCGATCAACACGGCCGACGACCTCAAGGGCTTCAAGATCCGCGTGCCGGTCAGCCCGCTGTGGACCTCGATGTTCTCGGCCTTCGAATCCGCGCCGGCCTCGATCAACTTCGCCGAGGTCTATTCGGCGCTCCAGACCGGCATCGTCGACGGGCAGGAGAACCCGCTCGCCATCATCTCGACGGCCAAGCTCTACGAGGTGCAGAAGTACCTGTCCTTCACCAACCACATGTGGGACGGTTTCTGGTTCCTCGCCAACAAGCGCGCCTGGGAGCGCATGCCGGAGGACGTGCGCGAGATCGTCGCGAAGAACATCAACGAGGCGGCGGTGAAGGAGCGCGAGGATGTGGCCGCGCTCAACGCCACGGTGCGCGGCGAGCTCGAGGGCCATGGCATGATCGTCAACGAGCCGGACACCTCCACCTTCCGCCAGAAGCTGGCCGATGCCGGCTTCTATGCCGAGTGGAAGAAGAACTACGGCGACGACGCTTGGGCGATCCTGGAAAAGGCGGTTGGCAGCTCGCTCGGCTGATCCGTCCTGTGCGCGAACGGGGCGGGCCGGCGACGGCCCGCCTGCTTCCGGGGTGGCAGGGCCGGGTGGCAGGGCAGGAGTGGCAGGCATGAGCGGTCGCCTTCACGGCAAATCGGCCATCGTCTTCGGCGCCGGCTCGTCCGGCCCCGGCTGGGGCAACGGCAAGGCGGCGGCCGTCGCCTATGCGCGCGAGGGGGCACTCGTCGCCTGCGTCGATCTCCTCGCCGCCGCGGCCGAAGAGACCGCGGCGATCATCCGCGAGGAGGGCGGCGCGGCGCTGGCGCTCGCCGCCGACGTCACCGATCTCACTTCCATTCGGGATGCGGCCGCGCCGGCTGCGGCGGCCTTCGGCGGTATCTCCATCCTGCACAACAATGTCGGCGTCACCCATATGGGCGGCCCCGTCGAGCTCGACGAGGAGACGTTCCAGGCCGCGCTCGATCTGAACATCGGCCCGGTCTACCGCACGGCGAAGGCGGTATTGCCGCACATGATCGAGGCGGGCGGGGGGGGCCATCGTCAACATCTCCTCGCTCGCCGCCATCCGCTATGTCGGCTACCCCTATTTCGCCTATTATGCCACCAAGGCGGCGGTGAACCAGGCGACGGTGGCGCTGGCGATGCAATATGCGAGGCAGGGCATCCGCGCCAACTGCATCATGCCGGGCCTGATCGACACGCCGCTGATCTACAAGCAGATTTCCAGCCAGTACGCCTCGGTCGAGGAGATGGTCGCGGCGCGTGACGCCATGGTGCCGATGGGGCGCATGGGCACGGCGTGGGACGTGGCGGCGGCGGCCGTCTTCCTCGCCTCCGACGAGGCGCGCTTCATCACCGGCGTGTGCCTGCCGGTCGACGGTGGGCAGAGCTGCGCCGTTTCCGCGGTGGCCTGAGGCCATGCCGTCCCGCCCCGCTCCCCGCCGCAACGACGCCACCGGCGCGCAGAGCGTCGACCGGGCGCTGGCGCTGTTGTCGACGGTCGGGCGCCATGCCGAGCGCGGCATCACCCTGACCGAGGCGGTGGAGGAAAGCGGGCTGAACAAGCCGACCTGCCGGCGGCTGCTGCTGGCGCTGATCCGCGCCGGCACGGTCGAGCAGGACGAGGAGACGCGCCGCTACTATCTCGGGCAGGAGGCCTATGTCCTCGGCAGCCTCGCCTCGCGCCGCTTCGGCCTGCTTCAGCTTTCGATGGAAAGCCTGCAACGGCTGTCGCGCAAGACCGAGGATTCGACCTTCCTGTCGGTGCGGCGCGACCGCTTCTCCATCTGCCTCTATCGCGAGGAAGGCACCTATCCGGTGCGCACCCACGCGCTTCAGGCCGGCTTCGAGCACCCGCTGGGCGTCGGCGCCGGCTCGCTCGCCATGCTGTCGTCGCTGCCCGACGACGAGGTCGAGGCGGTGCTCGAGGCCAATGCCGGGGTGCTGGCGGAAAAATTCCCGATGCTGACGCCCGAGCGCATCCGCCTCGACGTGGCGCTGACGCGCCAGCACGGCTTCGCGCTCAATCCCGGCCGCATCTTCGCCAATTCGTGGGGCCTCGGCGTCGCGCTGCGCACGCCGCAGGGCGGGCTTGCCGGCGCGCTCAGCATCGCCGCCATCGACAGCCGGATGCACGAGGCGCGGCAGGCCGAGCTGGCGCAGGGCCTGATCGAGGAGGCGCGCCTCGTCGAGGCCAAGCTCGGCCAGATGTTTTCCGCCCGGGGCAGGGGCACGAGGAATCCTGAAAGGAGAACGGCACGATGAGCGCAATCCGTCCGGTGGAGCGCCCGGCATGACGGCAGCAGGGACCCCGCGCCCGGCCAGCACCCGGGTGATGAACCTCGCACATTTCCTGACGCAGGCGGCGCGGCGCGACCCGGACGCGCCCGGCTTCGTCTGGGGGGAGCGGAGCTGGACATGGCGCGAGATGGAGGCGCGGGTCGAGGCCATGGCCGCGGCGCTGCGCGGCGCGTTCGGCGTCGCCAAGGGCGACCGGGTGCTCGTGCAGTCGGCGAACTGCAACCAGATGTTCGAATCGATGTTCGCGTGCTTTCGCATCGGCGCGGTTTGGGTGCCGACCAATTTCCGCCAGACGCCGGACGAGGTGGCTTATCTCGCGACGGCCAGCGGCGCGGTCGGCATGATCTGCGGCGCCGAGTTTCCCGGCCACGCCGCCGCCTGCCGGGCGGCCTCGCCGGCGCTGCGCTTCACGATTGCCATCGGCGAGGTCGGCTTTGGCGAGGATTACGACGCCATCGTCGCCCGCCATCTCGGCGAGAAGGCGGCGAGCGTCGCCGTCGATCGCGACGATCCCTGCTGGTTCTTCTTCACCTCCGGCACCACCGGCCGGCCGAAGGCGGCGGTGCTGACCCATGGCCAGATGGCCTTCGTCGTCACCAACCATCTGTGCGACCTGATGCCGGGAACGATGGGGCGGGGCGACGCCTCGCTCGTCGTCGCGCCGCTGTCGCACGGCGCGGGCGTGCACCAGCTCGTGCAGGTGGCGCACGGGGTGAAGACCATCCTGCCGGCCTCGGCCCGCTTCGACGCCGGACAGGTGTGGGCGCTGGTCGAGACGTGGCGGGTGAGCAACATGTTCACCGTGCCGACCATCCTGAAGATGCTGGTGGAGGACCCGGCCGTCGACCGCTTCGATCATTCCTCGCTGCGCTACGTCATCTATGCCGGCGCGCCGATGTACCGGACCGATCAGGTCCATGCGCTGGAAAAGCTGGGGCCGGTGCTGGTGCAGTATTTCGGGCTTGGCGAGGTGACGGGCAACATCACCGTGCTGCCGCCGGCCTTCCACGCGCCTGAGGACGGGCCGCATGCCCGCATCGGCACCTGCGGATTCGAGCGAACCGGCATGCAGGTCGAGATCCAGAACGACGCCGGCGAAGCCGTCGCACCCGGCGAGACCGGCGAGATCTGCGTCATCGGCCCGGCCGTGTTCGCCGGCTACTACGACAACCCCGAGGCCAACGACAAGGCGTTCCGCAACGGCTGGTTCCGCACCGGCGACCTCGGCCACATGGATGCGGAGGGCTTCGTTTACATCACCGGCCGCGCCTCCGACATGTACATCTCGGGCGGCTCGAACATCTATCCGCGCGAGATCGAGGAGAAAATCCTCCAGCATCCCGGCGTCTCGGAAGTCGCGGTGCTGGGTGTGCCGGACCCGGTCTGGGGCGAGGTCGGCGTCGCTGTCTGTGTCGCGCGCGAGGGCTTTGCCGCGCGCGACATCGACCTCGCCGGCTGGCTCGGCGAGAAGATCGCCCGCTACAAGATGCCGAGGCGGTTCGTGTTCTGGGACGAGATGCCGAAATCGGCCTACGGCAAGATCGCCAAGAAGCTGATCCGCGAGGAGCTGGCGCGGCGCGGCGAGCTGGAGGAAACGGCATGAACGGGGCAGTCATCGTCACCGGCGGCGCGTCCGGCATCGGGCTGGAGACGGCGCGGCTCCTGAAAGAGCGCGGCTTTGCCCCGCACATCGCCGATTTGAAGCGCGAGGCGCTGGACGCGGCCTGCGCCGCGCTAGGCCTGCCGGCTGGGCACGCCCATGCGCTAAGCGTCACCGACGAGGCGGCGGTGGAGGTGATGGTGGCGCGGGTGGCCGAAGGCGGGACGCTCGTCGGAATCGTCAACTGCGCCGGAATCGCCGTCGATCGGCCGATGCTGGAGACGAGCGTCGAGGATTTCCGCCGCATCGTCGACGTCAATTTGACCGGCACCTTCATCGTCTCGCGCGCGGCGGCGCGGCTGTGGCTGGCGCGCGGGGCGGGCGGCGCCATCGTCAACATCACCTCCGTCTCCGGCATGACCGGCAACAAGGGCCGCAGCGCCTATGGCGCGTCCAAGGGCGGGCAGAACCTCCTGACGCTCGTCATGGCCAACGAGCTCGGCCCGCACGGCATCCGCGTCAACGCCGTCGCGCCGGGGCCGATCGACACGCCGCTGACCAAGGCGATCCACACCGAGGACGTGCGCGGCCAGTGGAACGCGCGCGTCTCGCTGCGCCGCTACGGCGAGCCGCGCGAGATCGCCAAGGCGGTGGCGTTCCTGCTCTCCGACGAGGCGAGCTACGTCAACGGCCATATCCTCGCCGTCGACGGCGGCTTCCTCACCGCCGGGCTGACGATCAGGGAGGCGTGAGATGCGCTTTCTTCGCCACCCCGGCCCGCCCGCCGCGCTGAGGCAGAACGTCGTTCCCTGCCGCGCCCATCCGCTGGTTCTCGACCTGAAGGCGGGCGAGAGCGTCAACGCCGCCGTGACCGGCGCGCTGGCGCGGGCCGGCTTCGCCTCGGGCTTCGCGCGGCTCGACGGCGTTGCGGTGGAGCCGATGCGCTACGTCATCCCGGCCGCGGCGCCGGATGACAGCCACGTCGCCTGGTACAGCGCGACGCATGCGCCCGAGGGGGTCGTGAGCATCGAGAAGGCAGGCGTTATCGCCGGCATCCGCGACGATGCGCCGTTCATCCACTGCCATGGCGTGTGGCGCGGGCGGGACGGCGCGCGCCGCGCCGGCCACCTCCTGCCACACGAGTCGTTCGTGGCGCGCGATGCGCGCGTGACGGCATGGGGTATCGCCGGCGCGGCGTTCATCGCCCGCGACGACGCGGAGACGAATTTCAAGCTGTTCGCGGCCGAGCCGGTGAGCGGGGGCGAGGGGGAGGGCGGGCTGCCCGCGCTCGCCTGCACGGTGCGGCCGAACGGCGACATCTCGCTCATCCTCGAAACGGCATGCCGCGACAACGGGCTGGCCGAGGCCGACATTCACGGCATCGGCAGCCTCGCCGGTGTCGATTTCACCGACGACCGCCATGTGCCGTCCCATGCGACCGAGGTGATGATCGACGGCGGGCAAATGCGCACGGCGGAATGCCAGCTCGACGTCGCGCTGGCCGACATGGACGGCGCGGTTCATGAAGGCAGGCTCGCGCGCGGGGAAAATCCGGTCTGCGTCACCTTCGAGGTTCTCGCCGTCGCGCGGCAGGGCTGACCGCGGCCGGCCTTTTTGCGACGGGCCGTCGCATGCTGGCGCGTCGGTGCGGGAAAATCTTTCCTTCCCTTGCGGAATTTCCCGTCCTTCAGGAAAACACGCCTTGCATCGGCGGACGGTTTCGATGCACTTCACCGACCCGTTTTCCAGAATGCGAGCTGTATCCTCCGTGCCCAAGATCAAGAAGCTTCTCGTCGCGAACCGTTCCGAGATCGCGATCCGTATCTTCCGCGCCGCCAACGAGCTCGGCATCCGCACCGTGGCGATCTGGGCCGAGGAAGACAAATATGCGCTGCACCGCTTCAAGGCCGATGAGAGCTATCAGGTCGGGCGCGGCCCGCACCTCGCCAAGGAGATGGGCCCGATCGAGAGCTATCTCTCCATCGAGGAAGTGATCCGGGTGGCGAAGCTGTCGGGCGCGGACGCGATCCATCCCGGCTACGGCCTGCTTTCAGAAAGCCCCGAATTCGCCGACGCCTGCGCCGAGGCGGGCATCACCTTCATCGGCCCGCGGCCGGAGACCATGCGCCGGCTCGGCAACAAGGTCGCCGCGCGCAACCTCGCTATCGAGATCGGCGTTCCGGTGGTTCCCGCCACCGACCCGCTGCCCGACGACATCGAGGCGGTGAAGACGCTCGCCGCCGAGATCGGCTATCCGCTGATGCTGAAGGCGTCGTGGGGCGGCGGCGGGCGCGGCATGCGCGCCATCCGCGAGGAAGCCGACCTTGCCCGCGAGGTGACCGAGGCGCGGCGCGAGGCCAAGGCCGCCTTCGGCAAGGACGAGGTCTATCTGGAGAAGCTGGTCGAGCGCGCCCGGCATGTCGAGGTGCAGGTTCTGGGCGACACCCACGGCAACGCCGTTCACCTCTTCGAGCGCGACTGCTCGATCCAGCGCCGCAACCAGAAGGTGGTCGAGCGCGCGCCGGCGCCCTATCTCGACGCCGCGCGGCGCGAGGAGCTTTGCGGTTATGCGCTGAAGATCGCGCAGGCGACGTCCTATGTGGGGGCCGGCACGGTCGAGTTCCTGATGGACGCCGACACCGGCAAATTCTACTTCATCGAGGTCAATCCGCGCATCCAGGTCGAGCACACCGTGACCGAGGAGGTGACGGGGATCGACATCGTCAAGGCGCAGATCCACGTCCTCGAGGGCGAGGCGATCGGCACGCCCGAATCCGGCGTGCCCGCTCAGGAAGACATCCGCCTCCACGGCCACGCGCTCCAGTGCCGCATCACCACGGAAGACCCCGAGCAGAACTTCGTGCCGGATTACGGCCGCATCACCGCCTATCGCTCGGCCGCCGGCTTCGGCATCCGCCTCGACGGCGGCACCGCCTATTCGGGCGCGATCATCACCCGCTACTACGACCCGCTGCTGGTCAAGGTCACGGCTTCCGGCGCGACGCCGGGAGAGGCGATCAGCCGCATGGACCGGGCGCTGCGCGAGTTCCGCATCCGCGGCGTCGCGACGAACCTGACCTTTCTGGAAGCCATCATCGGCCACCCGAAGTTCCTCGACAATTCCTATACGACGCGCTTCATCGACACGACGCCGGAGCTGTTCGCCAGCGTCAAGCGGCAGGACCGCGCCACCAAGCTCCTGACCTATCTCGCCGACGTCACCGTCAACGGCCATCCCGAGACGCGCGGCCGTGCCATGCCCAACGCGCAGGCCGCCGCGCCGCGCGTGCCCTATATCGAGGCGGCGGTCCCCGACGGCACAAAGCAGAGGCTCGACGCGCTGGGGCCGGAGAAGTTTGCCGCATGGATGCGGGCCGAAACCCGGGTGCTGTTCACCGACACGACCATGCGCGACGCGCACCAGTCGCTGCTGGCGACGCGCATGCGCACCTTCGACATTGCGCAAATCGCCGGCGTCTACGCCCGCGCGCTGCCGGACCTGTTCTCGCTCGAATGCTGGGGCGGGGCGACCTTCGACGTTTCCATGCGCTTCCTGACCGAGGACCCGTGGGAGCGGCTCCACAAGGTGCGCGAGGCCGCGCCCAACATCCTCCTCCAGATGCTGCTGCGCGGCGCGAACGGCGTCGGCTACACCAACTATCCAGACAATGTGGTGCGCTATTTCGTGCGCCAGGCCGCGCAGAACGGCGTCGATCTCTTCCGCGTCTTCGACTGCCTGAACTGGGTCGAGAACATGCGCGTCGCCATGGACGCCGTGCGGGAGGAGGGAAAGCTCTGCGAGGCGGCGATCTGCTATACCGGCGACATCCTCGACCCCGCCCGCGCCAAGTACGATCTGAAGTACTACGTCGCGCTGGCCAGGGAGCTGGAAGCGGCGGGCGCGCATATCATCGCCGTCAAGGACATGGCCGGCCTGTTGAAGCCGGCCGCGGCGAAGGTGCTGTTCAAGGCGCTGCGCGAGGCGACCGGCCTGCCGCTGCATTTCCACACCCACGACACCTCCGGCATCTCGGCTGCGACCGTGCTCGCCGCCGTCGAGGCGGGCGTCGACGCGGTCGACGCGGCGATGGATGCGCTGTCCGGCAACACCGCGCAGCCCTGCCTCGGCTCGCTGGTCGAGGCCCTGCGCGGCGACGCGCGCGATCCCGGCCTCGACCCCGAATGGATCCGGCGCATCTCGTTCTACTGGGAGGCCGTGCGCAACCAGTACGCCGCCTTCGAGAGCGACCTGAAGGGGCCGGCCTCGGAAGTGTGGCTGCACGAGATGCCGGGCGGCCAGTTCACCAACTTGAAGGAGCAGGCCCGCTCGCTCGGGCTGGAGA of Aquamicrobium sp. contains these proteins:
- a CDS encoding acyl-CoA synthetase, with protein sequence MTAAGTPRPASTRVMNLAHFLTQAARRDPDAPGFVWGERSWTWREMEARVEAMAAALRGAFGVAKGDRVLVQSANCNQMFESMFACFRIGAVWVPTNFRQTPDEVAYLATASGAVGMICGAEFPGHAAACRAASPALRFTIAIGEVGFGEDYDAIVARHLGEKAASVAVDRDDPCWFFFTSGTTGRPKAAVLTHGQMAFVVTNHLCDLMPGTMGRGDASLVVAPLSHGAGVHQLVQVAHGVKTILPASARFDAGQVWALVETWRVSNMFTVPTILKMLVEDPAVDRFDHSSLRYVIYAGAPMYRTDQVHALEKLGPVLVQYFGLGEVTGNITVLPPAFHAPEDGPHARIGTCGFERTGMQVEIQNDAGEAVAPGETGEICVIGPAVFAGYYDNPEANDKAFRNGWFRTGDLGHMDAEGFVYITGRASDMYISGGSNIYPREIEEKILQHPGVSEVAVLGVPDPVWGEVGVAVCVAREGFAARDIDLAGWLGEKIARYKMPRRFVFWDEMPKSAYGKIAKKLIREELARRGELEETA
- a CDS encoding DUF296 domain-containing protein, translating into MRFLRHPGPPAALRQNVVPCRAHPLVLDLKAGESVNAAVTGALARAGFASGFARLDGVAVEPMRYVIPAAAPDDSHVAWYSATHAPEGVVSIEKAGVIAGIRDDAPFIHCHGVWRGRDGARRAGHLLPHESFVARDARVTAWGIAGAAFIARDDAETNFKLFAAEPVSGGEGEGGLPALACTVRPNGDISLILETACRDNGLAEADIHGIGSLAGVDFTDDRHVPSHATEVMIDGGQMRTAECQLDVALADMDGAVHEGRLARGENPVCVTFEVLAVARQG
- a CDS encoding TRAP transporter substrate-binding protein — protein: MRMNRRTLMLGAAALPLVSTIRHAGAQAAEFNYKYANNLPLTHPMNVRAQEAVDNIREETGGRVAIQIFPSNQLGADTDMLSQVRSGGVEFFTLSPLILSTLVANASISGIGFAFPGYDQVWPAMDGELGAYVRGEIEKSNLVVMENIWDNGFRQITSSVGPINTADDLKGFKIRVPVSPLWTSMFSAFESAPASINFAEVYSALQTGIVDGQENPLAIISTAKLYEVQKYLSFTNHMWDGFWFLANKRAWERMPEDVREIVAKNINEAAVKEREDVAALNATVRGELEGHGMIVNEPDTSTFRQKLADAGFYAEWKKNYGDDAWAILEKAVGSSLG
- a CDS encoding TRAP transporter large permease subunit, whose product is MATAGDEFAIETQSEVVGARAGSLLMRPVEVVAAILLVLIVGLLLAGVFTRYVLHMPVVWIDEAASISFLWFAMLGSAIAIDRNEHLRLTVFINMFPARWRGLIETLATLLAITALAALLMPAVDYVREESWVTSAALKIPVSYRVSAIVVGIVLMLVVALAHVWRTAARQEIVVSVVIIAALVGLGFLMSPVLMGLGYFNILIFLVGVAAFCLVLGVPIAFCFAVGTIGFLAFTTHVPMIVMIGRMDEGMSSLILLSVPIFVLLGCILDATGMGKAIVDFMASLLGHVKAGMSYVLLGSLFLVSGISGSKVSDMATVAPALFPEMKRRGHKPKEMIALLATGAAMADTVPPSIVLIVLGSVAGVSIAALFTSGVVIAFVLLLSLAVLARWKARGESMEGVARAPFKVVRATLLIAAPALLLPFIIRGAVGGGIATATEVSTIAVLYAFVIGIVLYGGIRPPKIYAMLVETAALSGAILLILGTASAMAWALTQTGFAHQLAGYMRELPGGWFTYMLVTIAVFVVLGCVLEGLPAIVLMAPLMFPIAKQMGIHDVHYAMVVVTAMNIGLMAPPIGIGFYIACKIGNVSPDEAMGAIWPYLGALIVGLLLIAAVPALSIAYL
- a CDS encoding SDR family NAD(P)-dependent oxidoreductase encodes the protein MNGAVIVTGGASGIGLETARLLKERGFAPHIADLKREALDAACAALGLPAGHAHALSVTDEAAVEVMVARVAEGGTLVGIVNCAGIAVDRPMLETSVEDFRRIVDVNLTGTFIVSRAAARLWLARGAGGAIVNITSVSGMTGNKGRSAYGASKGGQNLLTLVMANELGPHGIRVNAVAPGPIDTPLTKAIHTEDVRGQWNARVSLRRYGEPREIAKAVAFLLSDEASYVNGHILAVDGGFLTAGLTIREA
- a CDS encoding IclR family transcriptional regulator, with amino-acid sequence MPSRPAPRRNDATGAQSVDRALALLSTVGRHAERGITLTEAVEESGLNKPTCRRLLLALIRAGTVEQDEETRRYYLGQEAYVLGSLASRRFGLLQLSMESLQRLSRKTEDSTFLSVRRDRFSICLYREEGTYPVRTHALQAGFEHPLGVGAGSLAMLSSLPDDEVEAVLEANAGVLAEKFPMLTPERIRLDVALTRQHGFALNPGRIFANSWGLGVALRTPQGGLAGALSIAAIDSRMHEARQAELAQGLIEEARLVEAKLGQMFSARGRGTRNPERRTAR
- the pyc gene encoding pyruvate carboxylase → MPKIKKLLVANRSEIAIRIFRAANELGIRTVAIWAEEDKYALHRFKADESYQVGRGPHLAKEMGPIESYLSIEEVIRVAKLSGADAIHPGYGLLSESPEFADACAEAGITFIGPRPETMRRLGNKVAARNLAIEIGVPVVPATDPLPDDIEAVKTLAAEIGYPLMLKASWGGGGRGMRAIREEADLAREVTEARREAKAAFGKDEVYLEKLVERARHVEVQVLGDTHGNAVHLFERDCSIQRRNQKVVERAPAPYLDAARREELCGYALKIAQATSYVGAGTVEFLMDADTGKFYFIEVNPRIQVEHTVTEEVTGIDIVKAQIHVLEGEAIGTPESGVPAQEDIRLHGHALQCRITTEDPEQNFVPDYGRITAYRSAAGFGIRLDGGTAYSGAIITRYYDPLLVKVTASGATPGEAISRMDRALREFRIRGVATNLTFLEAIIGHPKFLDNSYTTRFIDTTPELFASVKRQDRATKLLTYLADVTVNGHPETRGRAMPNAQAAAPRVPYIEAAVPDGTKQRLDALGPEKFAAWMRAETRVLFTDTTMRDAHQSLLATRMRTFDIAQIAGVYARALPDLFSLECWGGATFDVSMRFLTEDPWERLHKVREAAPNILLQMLLRGANGVGYTNYPDNVVRYFVRQAAQNGVDLFRVFDCLNWVENMRVAMDAVREEGKLCEAAICYTGDILDPARAKYDLKYYVALARELEAAGAHIIAVKDMAGLLKPAAAKVLFKALREATGLPLHFHTHDTSGISAATVLAAVEAGVDAVDAAMDALSGNTAQPCLGSLVEALRGDARDPGLDPEWIRRISFYWEAVRNQYAAFESDLKGPASEVWLHEMPGGQFTNLKEQARSLGLETRWHEVARAYHDANMMFGDIVKVTPSSKVVGDMALMMVSQDLTVADVENPARDIAFPDSVVSMLRGDLGQSPGGWPAGLQRKALKGAEPITVRPGSLLAAADLDADRKDIEEKLGRSLSDAEFASWLMYPKVFSDFAAAIGEYGPVSVLPTPSYFYGMQPEEEILVDIERGKTLVIRCLAVGDTDDKGMVTVFFELNGQPRRVKVPDRAHGAAGTQARRKAEVGNPAHVGAPMPGVVSTVAVAAGQAVTAGDVLVSIEAMKMETALHAERDGTIAELLVKTGDQIDAKDLLVVYAAD